Within Bradymonas sediminis, the genomic segment GACCACGAAGCCAGCCGTCAGAATCCCGAAGAACGCCAGATAAACCGTGATCACCGCGACCCAGCGCGGGAAACGCACCGACATGCGCTTGACGATCGGGTTCATCAAATAAGCGATGGCGATCGCGAAGATGAAGGGCAATAAGATCCGGTGAAAGAGGACCAGAATCAGGGCCAACAGGCCCATCGTCAGCAACGGCAAAAACAAGCGCCGACTACGGCTCATATGCCGATACCAACGCTTCTTATTTCCCTGCTTGGACGCAGATTCTTCGGGAGATTGCTCCGGTTCGTTCAATTGCTGGCTCATGGTTGGACCTCGCGGAGCATCGACATAAAGTCCGCCACGAAATCACTGGTATCATTGGGGTTTACGAGCGCCGGAGGGTCATATTGACGCGCGATAAGCGGCAGCGTTTGATGACGAAAACCCTCGACGCTTCGGTCATTGAGGTTGAGATGAGTAATCTCGAGGGCCTCGGGGAAGCCATCGGCCTGCAAGGCGTAGCCGCGGTTTTGACGGGTCATAAAAACCCGCGAGTTGCGGACTTCCTGGACCGGTTGATTCGGGCCTCGGTGCCCGTTGGCCAACGGCGCGTGCTCTGCGCCGAAGGCGCGCCCCACAAGTTGAAAGCCCATCGAAACCGCCAGCGTCGGCGCGACTTCGGCCGCCTCGCGCAGCATGGCGAGGTCGACGTCCGCGCGCTCCGGGCTCCCCGGACCGCTGGACAAGACAATCCCAGCGGGCGCCAACGCCTTGATATCGGCGAGGCTTGAGGTCGCCGGCGCCAGGGTGAGGCGCACGCCGTAGGCGCTCAGGCGGCGCATGATGCGAAAGCTCGCGCCGAAGTCGACCACCACGATATGGGGCGACGCGTCGGCGGGATCTTTGGGCGCCTCATAGGGCATATATTCGATGCGCGCGTAGCCGAGATCTTCGTGCCCGTCGGGCAGTTTATTGGCGTGCACGCGCACCGAGGTCGGCTGGCGCACTCCGTGCTCGGAGAAGTCGCGCGCGCGAAAGTCGGGGTGCTCGGCGAGTTGCTCGACCCAGCGGGGCGCGTCAGCGGCGGTCTGGCCGCTGACAATGGCGGCCTTCATCTCGCCGTGGTCGCGCAGATAGCGGGTGAGCGCGCGGGTGTCGACGTCGCGGATGGCCACCAGGCCGTGGGCGCGCAGCCAGTCTGGGAGGCTCGAATCCGCGCGATGATTGCTCGGTTTCTCGGTGATGCTGCGCACGATCAAGCCGGCCGCGGCGACGCCCGCAGACTCCATATCCTGGGCGTTCACGCCGTAATTGCCGATATGGGGCGCGCTCAAGCAGAGCAGGTGCCCGGCGCTGGCGGGGTCGCTTAAAAGCTCCTGATAACCCGTTAAGCTCGTATTAAAAACAGCCTGGCCGATGGCGACGCCGGGGGCGCCGGCCGCGTGTCCTTCAAAGCAGCGACCGTCTTCGAGGACGAGAATCGCCGGCTCATTGGGGGAGAATTCACGCGTTGCGGAGGCAGCTTTTTGGGTTTCCATCACGTTTTATACCAGGCTTCCAAAAGAGAGACGGGAGTGCGGCGAATGAGGCGGGGATTATCATGCATGCTCGAGGCGCGCGGACCCACGCCTGCTCAGTGAATCATTTGCCCGATGCGGTTCCATCGGTAGGACTCCTCGCCGATCGACCACCAAATAAACAGCGCGCGCCCCTTTACATTCTGCAGCGGCACTTGCCCCCAACAACGCCCGTCGGAGGAATTGTCGCGATTGTCGCCCATCGTAAAGATATGGCCGGGCTTGACCGTAATCGGCCCGAAATTCTCGTCGGCGCCCGAATATTGCACGGTGTAGGTGTGCCCGTTGAGACGCTTGGTCTCAACGATCTGATGCGGGTAGAGGAAATTGCCGGTGGCGACCTTTCGCAGCCCAAGGCTCTCGACGGGTTTATCGTTGATGAGGATCTGGTTGTCGCGCAACTCGACCTTGTCGCCGGCGACGCCGATGACGCGTTTAATGAAGTCGCGGTCCTCGTCCAGGGTGCTCATCTCGATGCATTGGCGGTGCGACGCGGGTTGCTTGAGCAGATATTCACGCGCCTCTTTGCTGGGGAATTTGAAGACCACGACCTCGCCGCGCTCCACGTCGCTAAACTCGACCATATAGGATTGGGTGAAGGGAACGCGCAGCCCGTAGACAAATTTATTCACGAAAAGATGGTCCCCGACCAGCAGGGTCGGGACCATGCTCTTGCTCGGGATCTTAAACGCTTCGATGACGAACGCGCGCAGCGTCAGCGCGAAGAGCACGGCCAGGCCGATGCTCTCGGCGTATTCGCGGAAGACGCTCTTTTGCTTGCCCTCGAGGTGCTCGTCAAACCAGGGGGTCAGGGTTTCGATATGCTGGTTGAGCGTCGCGATATCCTCGGCGCCGATATCGACCGACTCGATGAGCTGGCGCAGCTCATTAAGGTGCGCCTGGCCGCGATTGCGCACCTCATCGGCCAGACCCAGCGTGCGATCCAGGCGAGTCTGGTTATGACGGACGAACTCCCGCGCGGGGCGCAGGTCGTTCGTATCTATATTTTCCGATGTGCTCACTTCAGGCCTCGTCGCGCCGTCCAACCCTACTGCAATGATGCCACAAAAATCGTATCGCTCGCGTTTCCCCAGACGCCGAAGCGTCTCGGGAGCCGCGCTTTATTCTTCGTCGATGCTCAGCACCGCAAGGAAGGCTTCCTGTGGGATCTCCACGCTGCCGACCATCTTCATGCGCTTTTTGCCCTCTTTCTGGCGCTCAAGCAATTTGCGCTTTCGGCTGATATCGCCGCCATAGCATTTGGCGGTGACGTTCTTGCGCAACGCGCGGATCGTCTCACGCGCGACCACGCGGCTGCCGATAGCGGCCTGGATCGGGATCTCGAAGAGCTGCTGGTGAATGACCTTCTTGAGCTTCTTGGTCAGCGATTTTCCGCGCTCAAACGCGAAGTCGCGGTGGACGATGACGCTGAGCGCGTCGACCACGTCTTTATTGACCAGCACGTCGAGCTTGACCAGGTCGCCGCGGCGATAGTCGATGACCTCATAGTCCAGGCTAGCATAGCCACGCGAGCAGGATTTCAGGCGGTCATAGAAATTATACATGACCTCGTTCATCGGGATCTCGTAGGTCAAGATGATCCGATTCTCGCCGGCGTAGCGCATGTCAACCTGGGTGCCGCGGCGCTCTTCGCACAATTTCAGCACCGGCCCGATATGCTCCGGCGGCACGTGGATCGTGGCGCTGAGATACGGCTCCTCAATGAAGTCGATATATTGCGCGTCAGGCAAATCACAGGGGTTCTCAACCTCCAAGGTTTCGCCGTCCTCGGTGTGCACCCGGTAGATGACCGACGGGGCGGTGGTGATGAGGTCCAGGCCGTATTCGCGCTCCAGGCGCTCCTGGATGATCTCCATATGCAGCAGGCCCAAGAAGCCGCAGCGATACCCGAAGCCCAGCGCCTGGCTGGTCTCGGGCTCGTGGGTGATGCTGGAGTCGTTGAGCGTGAGCTTTTCGAGCGCGTCTTTGAGCGCGGTATAATCCGAGGAATCGACCGGGTAGAACCCGCAGAAGACCATCGGCATGACGTCTTTGAAGCCGGGCAGCGGCTCGGCGGCCTCTTTTTTATATTCGGTGATGGTGTCGCCGACTTTGGCGTCGCCGATGTCTTTGATCATCGTGATCACGAACCCGACCTCGCCGGGCCCAAGGCGGTCGACCGCCACCGGGGCTGGCGTGTAGGTGCCGAGCGCGTCGATCTCACCGCGGGCGCCGCTGGCCATCCACTTGATCTGCTGGCCCTTTCGCAGCTCACCCTCGACCACCCGCACCAGGTTGATCACGCCGCGGTACGTGTCGAACCAACTGTCGAAGACCAGGGCCTTAAGCGGCGCGTCGACGTCGCCCACCGGCGGCGGCACCTGCTTAACGATCGCCTCGAGGATCTCGTGGATGCCGATGCCGTTCTTGGCGCTGGCGCAGACCGCGTCGGTGGCGTCCAGCCCGATGGTGTCCTCGATATCGGCTTTGACCCGTGGGATATCGGCCGCCGGCAGGTCGATTTTATTGAGGACCGGGATGATCTCCAGGTCGGCGTCCAACGCCAGGTACACGTTGGCCACGGTCTGGGCCTCGACGCCCTGAGAGGCGTCGACCACGAGGATCGCGCCCTCACACGCCTGCAGGCTGCGCGAGACCTCGTAGGTGAAGTCGACATGCCCCGGGGTGTCGATCAGGTTGAGCAGGTAGGTCTCGCCGTCGTCGGCCTCGTATTCCAGACGCACCGACTGCGCCTTAATGGTAATCCCGCGCTCGCGCTCGAGATCCATGGAGTCCAGATATTGCTCTTTTTTGTCGCGCGAGGCGATCGCGCGCGTTTCGTCGAGGATGCGATCGGCCAGGGTCGATTTGCCGTGGTCGATATGTGCGATAATCGAGAAATTACGAATTTTGCTCTGGTCAATCTTGCGTTTGGCCATGCTTGAAGTTGTCCGTCACTAAATACGCTCCCTAAAGGATGCGCGATGGGGGTTGCCTGGAACCTGAGAATACGCGCGAGGCACGCTTATTTCCCCGTCGAGGCTTATATTTATTGAGACTTATATCTTATGGATGCTCTTTTTTTTGCGAGATGCGGCTGTATGCAGCCCGACATCGGCGCCGGCTCGACTGCTGGGGCTCCCGAACACAACGATTCGAGTGGATTTTTTATGCCTAATTCAGCGCGAACTCGGCCGCGCGCCTACATAACCCGATGCGCCAGCCGAGGTCAAATAGTCAGCGAGATCTCCCCAGGTATATGGCGGACAAAAAGACGCACTCAGGAGGGAATCTCCTCGGCGTTGCGGATGACCTCTTCCCACTCGCCGGGCTCCAACTCGACCCACTTATCCTGGCCGATATCCCATTTGAGCCGCGCCTGACACCCCTGGCATTGCCGGTACATCCAGGCCGCCGGGACCTTTTCGCCGTCCACCACCAGCGTGGCGGTGCGCATATCGACCGGGCGGATGCGGTCACCGCCGCACTCCGGGCAATTGGGGTGACTCAAGACCTGGCGCATCATCAGCCCGATCAAGACCATCCACACTATAAATATCGCTACCGAGACGAAAAGAATCATATGCACCACCCTGCTTTCGCATCTGCAAGTTTATCCGCGACGCTCTCAACGTCTATCCTAGTGCAATCCCTGCGGCGATGAAATAGCACGCTTTCGCAGCCCTTGTTCAAAGATGCTCACCGATGAATGGGAGGACAACGCGGGAGGGTGGGGCCCAGGTCGCGTTTTTGGCGTTCATGGGTGGGGTTGGGTGGGGTCGTGGTCGCGTTTTGGGCGTGCATGGGTTGGGTCACGTCGCGTCCCGCGGGCTCCCTACGCTTCGCTCCGGTCACCGCGCGGCTAGGAGCCCCCGGGGAGGGAGAGGCGTCTAAAACGTAAGCATGCGCCGGGCCGTCGGCTCGCACCGAGTGGGCCACAGCGGGTCGCCCGTCATTCGTTTCGCTCCCCAGCACCAGACATCGCCACCCTCGGTTAGAACGCAGGCATCAGACAGGGTCACCCAATCCTCGGGCACACCTACGATCGCTGGTTGAATATCATAACGATGGTCCGCAATTCCCCGCTCTGGCGCCTGCTGGCCAAGTCCACAACCTGAATTATCCCCCCAGCATCGAATCTCGCGCTCGGGCGTTGCGCCGCAAAAACCATGCCCATTCTTATAGATATCTACCATGGGGACTTCCCACGCCGTTCGTTGAGGGGTGTCGTGATTCGTTGGGGGCGACTCGATCGGCTGCCCACGCTGCCCGGCATAATTTTGTCCCCAGCACCAAACCTGCTGCTCCTGGGCGTCAACGCTACACAGCGTCGTACCACCACCCACATCATAGAGAGACGCCAGCGCGATAAACGCGCCTGGGGCGCTAATCTCCACGAGGTTATCTTGATCAACCCGCTCGCCATTGCCTAGTTGACCGGCCTCACCCGCCCCCATGCACCGCCAGATCTGCGTTTTGTGCTCTTGCACACACAGGGACGCGCCGGTCATTAGGAGTTCACTAAAGGGGCCCTCCTCCATCAGCACCGGTTCGTATGAGTGCGTTTCGTAGAGGTCGAGGCCGCGACGTATCCAATTACCGCTGATCAACAGATCGCCCCAACAATAGAGCGCGCCCTCTAGCGTAAGCCCACAGGTTGAGTAGGTCCCTACTCTGAGCGCCTTAAAACGCAGCTCGGCGTCGACCATCGTTGGACTTTCAAGAACGTGCGTGTCGAAATCGACCCCGATTCTTCCAAAATAGTTATCCCCCCAACAATACGCCCGGTTTTCGGTTGATAGCGCGCAGGAGAAATTCCCAACACCAGCCGGTCCCCCATACACCGATTTGAAGCGCATCTCATCATCGACCTCGAGCTGCGTAAATTCAGGCATCAAAATACCATCATTATTTTCCTCGCCGGCATATCGATCCATTGTATAGATCTTGCCTTCGGTCGAGATCAGATAACAACCGTTTAAGCATTCCAAAGTCTTGAACTTCAACTCGACACGGAACTCCGCTCGCCCCTCCAGTTCACCTACCCGCGCCAGAACCCCAACCTCGCCGCGTTCGATGCCGGCGAGATTTCCATCATCATCAATCGTCGCAATTTCAGCGGCATCGCTTTGCCACTCGACCGGCAGATTCAGGTTCTCAATTTCGGTATCATCGCTGCGATATGCCTTAAGCCCAAGCGCTACGCTCTGGCCCACACCAACCTCGCGTTGTTCCGGGATGATCTCGATACGATCGATCGAGCTGATCGGGAGCACCTGCACTGCGACGGACGCCCGCGCATCGCCACTGCTGGCGACCAGCGTTGTTTGGCCGGCCTCCCGCGCGCTGACGAGCCCCGATGCATCCACAGTCGCAATTTGAGTGTCTTCGATCTGCCACGACACCGTCGCATTTTCGAGTTGAAGACCCTCCGGATTATAGGCCCGAAATCCCACCTGGACGGATTGGGTCTCGACCGCCTCCACTGGATCTGGCGAGAGAATTAGCTGAGCAACACGCGTCGCGTCATCGGTGTCGGCTGTGCTCTCGTTTGAGTCG encodes:
- a CDS encoding Ig-like domain-containing protein translates to MMRTRYFSCFISSFGLLLILLGACSSDTRENISAPDATAHDIGFDSNESTADTDDATRVAQLILSPDPVEAVETQSVQVGFRAYNPEGLQLENATVSWQIEDTQIATVDASGLVSAREAGQTTLVASSGDARASVAVQVLPISSIDRIEIIPEQREVGVGQSVALGLKAYRSDDTEIENLNLPVEWQSDAAEIATIDDDGNLAGIERGEVGVLARVGELEGRAEFRVELKFKTLECLNGCYLISTEGKIYTMDRYAGEENNDGILMPEFTQLEVDDEMRFKSVYGGPAGVGNFSCALSTENRAYCWGDNYFGRIGVDFDTHVLESPTMVDAELRFKALRVGTYSTCGLTLEGALYCWGDLLISGNWIRRGLDLYETHSYEPVLMEEGPFSELLMTGASLCVQEHKTQIWRCMGAGEAGQLGNGERVDQDNLVEISAPGAFIALASLYDVGGGTTLCSVDAQEQQVWCWGQNYAGQRGQPIESPPTNHDTPQRTAWEVPMVDIYKNGHGFCGATPEREIRCWGDNSGCGLGQQAPERGIADHRYDIQPAIVGVPEDWVTLSDACVLTEGGDVWCWGAKRMTGDPLWPTRCEPTARRMLTF
- the carA gene encoding glutamine-hydrolyzing carbamoyl-phosphate synthase small subunit — protein: METQKAASATREFSPNEPAILVLEDGRCFEGHAAGAPGVAIGQAVFNTSLTGYQELLSDPASAGHLLCLSAPHIGNYGVNAQDMESAGVAAAGLIVRSITEKPSNHRADSSLPDWLRAHGLVAIRDVDTRALTRYLRDHGEMKAAIVSGQTAADAPRWVEQLAEHPDFRARDFSEHGVRQPTSVRVHANKLPDGHEDLGYARIEYMPYEAPKDPADASPHIVVVDFGASFRIMRRLSAYGVRLTLAPATSSLADIKALAPAGIVLSSGPGSPERADVDLAMLREAAEVAPTLAVSMGFQLVGRAFGAEHAPLANGHRGPNQPVQEVRNSRVFMTRQNRGYALQADGFPEALEITHLNLNDRSVEGFRHQTLPLIARQYDPPALVNPNDTSDFVADFMSMLREVQP
- the lepA gene encoding translation elongation factor 4, coding for MAKRKIDQSKIRNFSIIAHIDHGKSTLADRILDETRAIASRDKKEQYLDSMDLERERGITIKAQSVRLEYEADDGETYLLNLIDTPGHVDFTYEVSRSLQACEGAILVVDASQGVEAQTVANVYLALDADLEIIPVLNKIDLPAADIPRVKADIEDTIGLDATDAVCASAKNGIGIHEILEAIVKQVPPPVGDVDAPLKALVFDSWFDTYRGVINLVRVVEGELRKGQQIKWMASGARGEIDALGTYTPAPVAVDRLGPGEVGFVITMIKDIGDAKVGDTITEYKKEAAEPLPGFKDVMPMVFCGFYPVDSSDYTALKDALEKLTLNDSSITHEPETSQALGFGYRCGFLGLLHMEIIQERLEREYGLDLITTAPSVIYRVHTEDGETLEVENPCDLPDAQYIDFIEEPYLSATIHVPPEHIGPVLKLCEERRGTQVDMRYAGENRIILTYEIPMNEVMYNFYDRLKSCSRGYASLDYEVIDYRRGDLVKLDVLVNKDVVDALSVIVHRDFAFERGKSLTKKLKKVIHQQLFEIPIQAAIGSRVVARETIRALRKNVTAKCYGGDISRKRKLLERQKEGKKRMKMVGSVEIPQEAFLAVLSIDEE
- the lepB gene encoding signal peptidase I, whose protein sequence is MSTSENIDTNDLRPAREFVRHNQTRLDRTLGLADEVRNRGQAHLNELRQLIESVDIGAEDIATLNQHIETLTPWFDEHLEGKQKSVFREYAESIGLAVLFALTLRAFVIEAFKIPSKSMVPTLLVGDHLFVNKFVYGLRVPFTQSYMVEFSDVERGEVVVFKFPSKEAREYLLKQPASHRQCIEMSTLDEDRDFIKRVIGVAGDKVELRDNQILINDKPVESLGLRKVATGNFLYPHQIVETKRLNGHTYTVQYSGADENFGPITVKPGHIFTMGDNRDNSSDGRCWGQVPLQNVKGRALFIWWSIGEESYRWNRIGQMIH